The Rathayibacter caricis DSM 15933 genomic sequence TGCTGATCGGGGAGACCCAGACCTACCCTGCTGGTGCCGGGGGTCTCGATACGCCGCTGCGCGGCTACTCGACCAGCAGGGGCGTGCGCCTCCTTCGCTGATCGAGTAGCCCGCGGAGGGGGCGTATCGAGATCCCCCTCCGCCCGTGGTGCCTTCGCTGATCGAGTAGCCCGCGCAGCGGGCGTATCGAGATCCACCCCCACCCCCACCCCGCCCTTTGTTGCACCGCTTGACAAAGCCCGCCGGCGACCGGGATGCTCGCAGGGTGACCAGCGTCGATCCCCGGACCCACCGCGCCCCCGTCCTGCCCCGGTTCGCCTTCGGCGGCGACTACAACCCCGAGCAGTGGCCCCGGGAGGTGTGGCGCGAGGACGTCCGGCTGATGCAGGAGGCGGGCGTCTCGATGGTGACTCTCGGCGTCTTCTCCTGGGGTCTCGTCGAGACCGCCGAGGGCGTCTTCGACTGGGAGTGGCTCGACGAGATCGTGGGCCTGCTGCACGAGGGCGGCATCGCAATCGACCTCGCGACCCCGACCGCGGCGCCGCCGAGCTGGCTGCTCGCCGCGCACCCCGAGATCCTGCCGGTCGACGCGGATCTGGTGCCGATCCACCCCGGCGGCCGCCTGGGCTGGTGCCCCAGCTCGGCCGTCTTCCGCTCCCACGCCCTCCGCATCGCCGGCGCGCTGGCCGAGCGCTACGGCCGCCACCCCGCGGTCGCCCTCTGGCACGTCTCGAACGAGCTCGGCGGAGGCAACCGGCACTGCTGGTGCGACGAGTCCGCCACGGCCTTCCGCCGCTGGCTCCGCGACCGCTACGGCACCCTCGACGCCCTGAACGCGAGCTGGGGCACCGCGTTCTGGGGCCACCGCTACTCCGACTTCGAGCAGATCCTCCCGCCGCGGGGATCGCGGGCGATGCACAATCCCGGTCTCCAGCTCGACTTCGACCGCTTCTCCTCGGACGAGCTGCTGGCGCACTACCTCGCCGAGAAGAAGGTGCTGCGCGCGGCCGGTGTCGAGACTCCCATCACCACCAACTTCATGGTCGGCCAGGGCCCCGACGTCGTCGACTACGCGCGCTGGGCGCCGCACTGCGACATCGTCGTGAACGACCACTACACGACCGGAGCCGATCCCCGCCGCGAGCAGGACCTCGCCTTCTCGGCCGATCGGATGCGCGGGTTGACCGAGGACCGCGCGCCGTGGCTCCTGCTCGAGCACTCGACCGGAGCGGCGAGCTGGCAGCCGCGCAACCGCGCGAAGGACCCGGGCGAGATCCTGCGCAACAGCCTCGCGCACATCGCGCGCGGCTCCGACGGCGCGATGTTCTTCCAGTGGCGCGCGTCGACGGCGGGCGCCGAGCAGTTCCACTCCGCGATGCTGCCGCACGCCGGCACCGGCACGAAGATCTGGCGGGAGGTCGTCGAGCTCGGTGGCGTGCTGCAGCGCCTCGAGCCGGTGCTCGGCACGCGGGTCGAGCCCGCCCGCGTGGCGCTCTTGCACGACGACGAGGCGGGCTGGGCGTTCTCGTCCGGGCTGAAGCCGCACAACCGGCTCCGCTGGGCCGAGCAGGCCAGGGCCTGGCACCGCGTGCTCTTCGACCGCACCGTGCTGGTCGACATCGTCCCGCCGTGGCGCGACATCTCGGCCTACTCCCTCGTGGTGGTGCCGGCGCTGTTCCTCGTCTCGGACGAAACGGTCGCGGCGCTGACGGCGTTCGCCGAGGCGGGCGGCACGGTGATCGTCACTCCGCTCTCGGGCATCGTCGACCCCGCGAACCGCGTGCGCACGGGGCTCGCTCCCGGCGCCTTCTCGGCGCTGCTCGGTGCCGGCTCCGAGGAGTTCGGCCCGCTGCAGGAGGGCGAGTCCTTCGAGCTCGACACCGGCTGGCGGGGAGCGGAGTGGACCGAGCGCGTCCACGCCGTCGACGCGGAGGTCGTGGCCCGCTACCGCGGCGGGGTCCTCGACGCACTCCCCGCCGTGACCCGTCGCCGGGTCGGCGCGGGCGAGGCCTGGTACGTGTCGGCGCTCCTCGACGACGACGGGATCGGCGGTCTGCTCGACCTGCTCGATCCCGCCCTGACCGCCCCGGTGCTCGATGCGCCGCGGGGCGTGGAGGCGGTGCGGCGGGAGGGGCCCGCCGGCCGCTTCCTGTTCCTCCTCAACCACACCGACGAGGCGGTGACCGTGGAGGCGAGCGGACGCGACCTCGTCTCGGGCGACGAGGCCGACGGCTCCGTCGGGATCCCGGCCGGCGGCGTGCGCGTCCTCGCCCTGCGCGACGGGAGTCTCGCATGAGCGTCCGGATGCTCCGAGCGGCCGGGACAGCGCTGATCGTCGCCCTCCGCGACGAGGGGCTGCCCGAGATCCTGCACTGGGGCCGCGACCCCGGGCCGGTCGACGCCGAGGCGCTCGCCGCGCTGGACGCCGCGTCCGTTCGGCAGGTCCCCTCCAGCGCCCTGGACGCCCCGTGGCCGCAGACGATCCTGCCGGGGGAGCAGGACGGTTGGCAGGGCCGGCCGGGTCTCGCCGGGCACATCGCCGGCGAGCCGCTGCTGCCCTCCTGGCGGGTCGTGTCGCTCGAGAGCGACGAGCGCTGCCTCGTGCTCGAGGCCGTCGCCGACGAGCTCGCGCTCTCGTCCTCCTTCCACTTCGACGACGCCGGGGTGCTCGTCGTCGTGCACGCCCTCGCGAACCGCGGCGAGCGCGTCCTCGAGCCCTCGATCCTCGAGGCGACCCTGCCGCTGGACGCGCGGGCCGTCGAGTTCCTCGACCTCTCGGGCCGCTGGACCCGCGAGCGCTCGCCCCAGCGCCGCCCCGTCTCGCACGGCAGCATCGTGCGGGAGTCGCGGCGCGGCCGCACGGGGCACGACGCCCCGACACTCGCGATCGCGGGCACCGCCGGCTTCGGCGACCGCAGCGGCGAGGTGTGGGGCGTGCACCTGGCGTGGAGCAGCGACTCCGTGCACCGCGTCGACCGGCTGCCGGAGGGGCGCGGCGCGCTCGGCGCCGGCGAGCTGCTGCGGGCCGGCGAGATCGCCCTCGGCCCCGGCGAGCGCTTCGAGGCCTCGGCCGCGCACTTCGTCTGGAGCGACGCCGGACTCGACGGCCTCTCGCGGCGGCTGCACGCCTCCCTCCGCGCCCGCCCCTCGCACCCGAGCACCCAGCGGCCCGTCCACCTCAACACCTGGGAGGCCGTCTACTTCCGGCACGACCTGCCGACCCTGATCCGCCTGGCCGATGCGGCCGCCGAGATCGGAGTCGAGCGCTTCGTCCTCGACGACGGCTGGTTCGACGGGCGGCGCGACGACTCCGCGGGCCTGGGCGACTGGACGGTCGACGCGGAGGTGTGGCCCGAGGGTCTGCACCCGCTCGTCGAGCACGTGCGCGGCGCCGGGATGCAGTTCGGGCTGTGGGTGGAGCCCGAGATGGTGAGCCCCGGCTCGAGGCTCGCCCGCGAGCACCCCGACTGGCTGCTCGAGTCGCCGCGCCGAGCGCGGAGCTGGCGCAACCAGCACGTGCTCGACGTCGCGCGTCCGGAGGTGTCGGCGCTGCTGCTCGAGCGGCTCTCGGCCCTGGTCGAGGAGTACGCGATCGACTACCTCAAGTGGGACCACAACCGCGATCTGCTCGAGGCGGTCCACGCGGGACGGGCGGGGGCGGATGCGCAGACCCGCGCGGTCTACGCCCTGCTCGACGCGCTGCGGGAGCGGCACCCCGGGCTCGAGATCGAGTCCTGCGCCTCCGGAGGCGGTCGCGTCGACCTCGGGATCCTCGCGCGGACCGACCGGGTATGGGCGTCCGACACCAACGATCCGCTCGAGCGACTGCGGATCCAGCGCTGGACCGAGCTGCTGCTGCCGCCCGAGCTGATCGGCAGCCACGTCGGCCCCGAGCGGGCGCACACCACCGGGCGGACAGCCGAGCTCGCGTTCCGCATGGCGACCACGCTGTTCTCCTCGCCCGGCATCGAGACCGACATCACCGGCTGCAGTGCCCAGGAGCGGACAGCGCTCGCCGCGTGGATCCGCTTCTACAAGCGCATCCGGCCGCTCCTCGCGACGGCCGAGCTCGTGCACGGCGACACGGCCGACGACGGCTCCGAGCTCACCGGAGCCGTCTCGCCCGACCGCCGGTACGCCGTCTACCGACTGGCGCGCTCGAGCACCGGAGAGGACGCGGTGCCTCCGGCCACCCGGCTCGTCGGGCTCGACCCGTCGCTGCGCTACCGGGTGCGGGTGGTCGACGAGCTCGCTCCCGAGCGCTTCCTCGACGCGGTGCCCCCGGAGTGGACGCGCCGCGGCGAGGTCGTGCTCCCGGGCTCGCTGCTCGCCGAGGTGGGCCTGCGGACCCCGCTGCTCGCGCCGTCCTCCGCCCTCGTGCTCGAGGTGGAGGCTCTCGATGGGCTCTGACACCGCGGTGCGGCTCGCCGCCGAGCTCGAGGAGCGCGCCCGCGAGCTGCTGCCCTGGTTCGTCGCCGAGTACTACGGGGCGGTCGCGGGAGGGGCGCTCGAGCGCGACGCCGACCTCGCGGCCTGGGACGCGGTGCGCTTCCGCCCCGCCGCCCTGCACGGAGAGCCCGACGCCTCGATCGCCACGACCGTCCTCGGCACCCCGATCGCCGGCCCGGTGATGATCGCGCCGATGGCGCAGCAGGTGGCGGCCGACCCGCGCGGCGAGGTCGCGACGGCGGAGGCGGCGGCCGGCGCCGGCACGCTGCTGGGCGTCTCGACCAACACGGCCGTGCCCTTCGAGCGCGTCACCGCCGAGGGCGCGCCCTGGTGGTTCCAGGTCTACCTCCTCGCCGACCGCGACGTGACCCGCGCCCTCGTCGAGCGGGCCGCCGCCGCGGGCGCCCGCGCGCTGATGCTCACCGTCGAGACGCCGGTGCTCCGGGAGGAGCGACCGGGGACCGAGCCGCTCAGCTGGCCCGACGTGCCCGGCCGAGCGCGCCTGGGAAACCTGACGGCCGCCGAGCGCGAGCGGGTGCTGCACCGCCCGGTCCCGCATCCGGGGCTGGCCGACATCGGGTGGCTCGCCGAGGTCTCCGGACTCCCCGTCGTCGTGAAGGGCGTGCTGCGCGGCGACGACGCCCGCCGCGCGGTCGACGCGGGCGCCTCCGGGGTCGTCGTCTCGACGCACGGGGGCCGGCGGATGGACGGCTCGATCACCGCCGTCGCCGCTCTCGCCGAGGTGGTCGAGGCGGTCGGCCGAGACGTCGAGGTCTTCGCGGACAGCGGCGTGCGCTCCGGGAGGCACGTGCTCGCGGCACTCGCGCTCGGCGCCCGCGCGGTGTTCGTCGGCCGCCCGGTGATGTGGGCGCTCGCCGCGGGAGGGGCGGACGAGGTCGTCCGCTACCTCGCGGTCCTCGACGCCGAGTTCCGCACGATGCTGCGGCAGTCGGGCGCCGCGTCGATCAGGGATCTCGGCGGACTCGCCGTGCCGCCGCCCGAGTGGCGGCGCTGACTCCGGCTCAGCGCTCCGACACCCGCACGAGCAGCGAGCCCGGATCCACCCGGATCCGCACGGCCGAGGCCAGCCCGAAGCCGTCGCCGTCCAGCTGGATCTCCTGCGGCTCCTCGACCCGGATGCGCACGTCCTCGCCCTTGAGGTAGATCACGTCACGGGCGTCCTCGCGCAGGTCGATGAGCTTGCGGCCCGCGGCGGAGCGGCGCAGCACGCCGTTCTCCCACGTGATCGTGTTCCACACCTTGAGCCAGCCCAGCGGGCCGCGCGGCCGCAGCGCCACGATGTCGAGCACTCCGTCGTCCGGCTCCGCGTCCGGGATCAGCAGGATCCCGCCGGGCAGCACCCCGCAGTTCCCGACCATGACCGAGTGCACCGAGACCGTGCGCGACGCCGCGCCGTCGATCGAGTAGCGCAGCTTCACCGGCTGGAGCTCGGCCAGCGCGCGGACGCCGCCGTCGACGTACGCGAGCCAGCCCACCGCCTTCTTCAGCGCTGTGTTGGTCTTCGCGATCATCTTCGCGTCGATGCCGAGGCCCGCCATCACCAGGAACACGTTCTCGACCCGCTCGCCGTCCGGGCGCTCGAGCTCGACCACGCCGGTGTCGATCCGGCGCTCGCCGCCGCCGAACGCGACCCGCACCGCCTCCTCGAAGCCGAGGGGCAGGCCGAGGTTCCGCACGAGCAGGTTGCCCGTCCCGAACGGCAGCACGGCGAGGGCGGTGCCGGAGCCGCGCAGCCCCTCCGCGACCGAGCGCACCGTGCCGTCGCCTCCCGCGGCGAGCACGACGTCGACCCCGGAGGCGGTCGCCGCGCGGGCCTGCGTCGCTCCGGGCTCCGACGGGGTCGTCTCGAACCAGACGGTGGGCGCCCAGCCGTGCTCCTGCTCGGCCGTCGCCACGAGGTGCCGCAGCCGCGCCTGGTCGCCCTTCGAGGGGTTCACGACGACCGCCGCGCGCCTGGATCCGGTCTCCGTCATGGAGGAACGGTAGCGGGCGGCGGCGTCGCTCCGGCTGGGAGGGCTACACCCCGGCGGTGGTGCGGGCGCGACGGGCGCGCTGGCGGTCGTGCTCGGCGCCGAGCAGCGCCCGCGTCTGCGGCGTCCCGAGGAGCTCGATCAGCACGTCGACCTCCTCCTCGAGGCGCTCGGCGTGCACGAGCGGATCGGTGCGCAGCAGCCGCTTCGTCGCGGCGGCCACGTGGGCGGGACGCGCGGCCAGGGCGCTGACGCGCTCGTCGATCCGACCCGCGAGATCGGCGCGCGGCACGATCTCGGTGACGAGCTGCCACTCCAGCGCCTCGATCGCTCGGACCGGACGCCCGGAGAGGGTGAAGTCGAGCGCGCGGCGGCGGCCGATCGTCCGGGGGAGCGAGACCGTCACTCCGCAGTCGGGGACGAGCCCCACGTCGCCGTAGGCGCTGAGGAACACCGCGCCCGGAGTCGCGACGACGATGTCGGCCGCGAGGGCGAACGCGATGCCGGCGCCGGCCGTCATCCCGTCGACGGCGCAGACCACGACGGCGTCCGTCTGCTCCAGCACGCGGAAGACCTCGGCCGACACCGTGGCCAGCTCGCGGAGGTAGAGCTCGGGCTCGGCGGCCCCCATGATCGCCGAGACGTCGCCGCCGGTGCAGAACGCGCGACCGGCAGCCTCGATCACGATCACCGTGCAGTCGGGATCGGCGTCGAGCTCGAGGACCGTCTCGAGCAGCAGCGAGGCGAAGCCGAGGTCGATCGAGTTGAGGGCGCCCGGGCGGTTCAGCACGACGCGGGCGATCGGGCCGTCGCGGGCGACGAGGACGGGAGCGGTCGGGTCGGTCATGCGGCGGTTCCGTTCGGGGGCGGGGCGGGGGAGGGGACTCACAAGATTCGCAGCACTGCCCCCGATCGGATGGCACTGCTCGGTCGATCCCCAGGTGGGGA encodes the following:
- a CDS encoding beta-galactosidase — encoded protein: MTSVDPRTHRAPVLPRFAFGGDYNPEQWPREVWREDVRLMQEAGVSMVTLGVFSWGLVETAEGVFDWEWLDEIVGLLHEGGIAIDLATPTAAPPSWLLAAHPEILPVDADLVPIHPGGRLGWCPSSAVFRSHALRIAGALAERYGRHPAVALWHVSNELGGGNRHCWCDESATAFRRWLRDRYGTLDALNASWGTAFWGHRYSDFEQILPPRGSRAMHNPGLQLDFDRFSSDELLAHYLAEKKVLRAAGVETPITTNFMVGQGPDVVDYARWAPHCDIVVNDHYTTGADPRREQDLAFSADRMRGLTEDRAPWLLLEHSTGAASWQPRNRAKDPGEILRNSLAHIARGSDGAMFFQWRASTAGAEQFHSAMLPHAGTGTKIWREVVELGGVLQRLEPVLGTRVEPARVALLHDDEAGWAFSSGLKPHNRLRWAEQARAWHRVLFDRTVLVDIVPPWRDISAYSLVVVPALFLVSDETVAALTAFAEAGGTVIVTPLSGIVDPANRVRTGLAPGAFSALLGAGSEEFGPLQEGESFELDTGWRGAEWTERVHAVDAEVVARYRGGVLDALPAVTRRRVGAGEAWYVSALLDDDGIGGLLDLLDPALTAPVLDAPRGVEAVRREGPAGRFLFLLNHTDEAVTVEASGRDLVSGDEADGSVGIPAGGVRVLALRDGSLA
- a CDS encoding alpha-galactosidase; this encodes MSVRMLRAAGTALIVALRDEGLPEILHWGRDPGPVDAEALAALDAASVRQVPSSALDAPWPQTILPGEQDGWQGRPGLAGHIAGEPLLPSWRVVSLESDERCLVLEAVADELALSSSFHFDDAGVLVVVHALANRGERVLEPSILEATLPLDARAVEFLDLSGRWTRERSPQRRPVSHGSIVRESRRGRTGHDAPTLAIAGTAGFGDRSGEVWGVHLAWSSDSVHRVDRLPEGRGALGAGELLRAGEIALGPGERFEASAAHFVWSDAGLDGLSRRLHASLRARPSHPSTQRPVHLNTWEAVYFRHDLPTLIRLADAAAEIGVERFVLDDGWFDGRRDDSAGLGDWTVDAEVWPEGLHPLVEHVRGAGMQFGLWVEPEMVSPGSRLAREHPDWLLESPRRARSWRNQHVLDVARPEVSALLLERLSALVEEYAIDYLKWDHNRDLLEAVHAGRAGADAQTRAVYALLDALRERHPGLEIESCASGGGRVDLGILARTDRVWASDTNDPLERLRIQRWTELLLPPELIGSHVGPERAHTTGRTAELAFRMATTLFSSPGIETDITGCSAQERTALAAWIRFYKRIRPLLATAELVHGDTADDGSELTGAVSPDRRYAVYRLARSSTGEDAVPPATRLVGLDPSLRYRVRVVDELAPERFLDAVPPEWTRRGEVVLPGSLLAEVGLRTPLLAPSSALVLEVEALDGL
- a CDS encoding alpha-hydroxy-acid oxidizing protein, with amino-acid sequence MGSDTAVRLAAELEERARELLPWFVAEYYGAVAGGALERDADLAAWDAVRFRPAALHGEPDASIATTVLGTPIAGPVMIAPMAQQVAADPRGEVATAEAAAGAGTLLGVSTNTAVPFERVTAEGAPWWFQVYLLADRDVTRALVERAAAAGARALMLTVETPVLREERPGTEPLSWPDVPGRARLGNLTAAERERVLHRPVPHPGLADIGWLAEVSGLPVVVKGVLRGDDARRAVDAGASGVVVSTHGGRRMDGSITAVAALAEVVEAVGRDVEVFADSGVRSGRHVLAALALGARAVFVGRPVMWALAAGGADEVVRYLAVLDAEFRTMLRQSGAASIRDLGGLAVPPPEWRR
- a CDS encoding diacylglycerol/lipid kinase family protein — translated: MTETGSRRAAVVVNPSKGDQARLRHLVATAEQEHGWAPTVWFETTPSEPGATQARAATASGVDVVLAAGGDGTVRSVAEGLRGSGTALAVLPFGTGNLLVRNLGLPLGFEEAVRVAFGGGERRIDTGVVELERPDGERVENVFLVMAGLGIDAKMIAKTNTALKKAVGWLAYVDGGVRALAELQPVKLRYSIDGAASRTVSVHSVMVGNCGVLPGGILLIPDAEPDDGVLDIVALRPRGPLGWLKVWNTITWENGVLRRSAAGRKLIDLREDARDVIYLKGEDVRIRVEEPQEIQLDGDGFGLASAVRIRVDPGSLLVRVSER
- a CDS encoding enoyl-CoA hydratase/isomerase family protein, whose translation is MTDPTAPVLVARDGPIARVVLNRPGALNSIDLGFASLLLETVLELDADPDCTVIVIEAAGRAFCTGGDVSAIMGAAEPELYLRELATVSAEVFRVLEQTDAVVVCAVDGMTAGAGIAFALAADIVVATPGAVFLSAYGDVGLVPDCGVTVSLPRTIGRRRALDFTLSGRPVRAIEALEWQLVTEIVPRADLAGRIDERVSALAARPAHVAAATKRLLRTDPLVHAERLEEEVDVLIELLGTPQTRALLGAEHDRQRARRARTTAGV